One Myxococcota bacterium genomic window, CGGCGGTCGGGCTTCGAGGCGCACCACATTGGGCTGATCGAGTTGAAGCTCGAGGGTGTCTTCGACGGTGAGGATCCGCTCACCAGCGGGGATCGCATCGGCGAGCACGCCGAGCAGCGTCGACTTCCCGGCGCCGGTGCCGCCGCTGATCAAGACGTTGCGGCGGTAGTGGACGCACTCGGCCAGGAAGGACGCCATCGTGTCCGACCAGCTGCCGCTCTTCGTGAGGTCGCCGGCGCGCAGGCGACTGCGTGCGAAGCGGCGAATCGAGAGGGTCGGTCCGTCGGGCGAAGCCGGCGGAAGCGTGGCGTTGACGCGGCTGCCGTCGGGGAGCCGGAGGTCGGCCATCGGCGACGATGCATCGATGCGACGACCCACCCGGGCGGCGATGCGTTCGATCACACGCATCACGTGCTCGGCCGAGCGGAAGCGCAGGTCGGCGGGCTCGAGCCGGCCATGGCGCTCGACGAAGACCTCGTCGGGCCCGTTGACCAGGATGTCGGTGACCGCCGGGTCGGCGAGCAGCGGCGCCAGGGGCCCGACACCGAGCACTTCTTCCGAGAGCTCCTCGACCAGGACACGGCGTTCCGACTCGTTGAGCGGGACTTCTTCTTCGGCGAGCACCTGCTCGACGAACTCGGCGACGAAAGCCGCGATGTCCGAATCGGAGCCGCCGAGCAGATCCTGGCGCGAGATCTCCTCGAGGAGTCGCCCCTGCAGCTCGGCGCGGAAGCCGAGCAGGTCGCCCTGCCGACCCGACGTCGGGCGCGCGACCTTGGTGGCCCGCTGGAACGACGAGCGTTCGGTCGGCTTCGTGCGCTCGCGGTCCCAGCTGCGCAGCTCGACCGACTTCGAGGCCCGCAGTCGTCGCCGCAGCTCGGCGGCGCGATCGTTTCCCTCGACGCTCACGGGCGCTCTCCCAGGTCGGCGAAGTCGCGGGCGTCGGCACCACGGCGCTCTTCCGCGAGGGCAGCGGCGCGCTCCTCGATGTCGTCGGCGATGGCATTCAACACGCGGGGCCAGGTGGCCCAGGGCAGCCGGCTGCTTTCGAGCACCCGGGGTTGGCCGAGGTTCAGCGCCGTGAACACCTTGCGGTCGTAGGGCACTTCGAAGTCGACGGGCTGGTTGAGTCGCGCCGACACTTCGGAGGCGGCGAGGCGTCCGGGGAAGCGCGGCATGGTGCGGTTCAAGACGATGCGGCGGCGGCTCGCATCCACGCCGATCTCGTCGAGCACCTCGAGCAGGCGCGCGGCACCGATCACGTCGGGCACGGTTCCCTGGTTCACGAGGTAGACCGCGTCGGAGAGGTCGAGGATCGTGAGCATCACGCCGTCGACGATCGGCAGGGTGTCGACGACGACGTGGCGGAAGGCGCGTCGCGCCAGCCCCAGCACCCGGGCCATGCCCTGGTCGTCGACGTCGCTGGCTTCGATGGCGTCGCGCGGAGCGGCGAGGATGCGCAGGCCCGTCTTCGGGTGCGGCTCGGCGAGCTCGCGCAGGAGTCGGGTGTCGAGGCGGTCCTGTTCGCGCACCGCGTCGGCCACGCTGCTCGCGCCGGGCAGATCGAGGGCGGCCGAACAAACGCCGAGCTGAAGCGAGCAGTCGACGAGCAGCACGTCGTCGGGGTTGCGCAGCGCCAGGGCGCAGGCCGTGTTGATCGAGAGCGTCGACTTGCCGACGCCGCCCTTCGTGCTGTGGAAGGCGGTGACGTGGCCCGTGCCCGCGGAACTACGACCGCCCTCGCCGACGCGCGCGAGCGCGGGGAGCAGGTCGCGGCTCGAGACTGGGCGCTCCACCACGTCGGCCAGGCCCGAGCGCACGGCTTCGACGAGCAGCGGCGACTCGTCGCGTTCGTCGAGGCGCGGATCGCGCACGCCCACCAGCTGGGCGTCGGGATCGAGGGCGCGCACGTCGCGCACGAAGCCGGCGAAGTCCGCGACCTTGCCGGTGAGCGCGACACAAACGAGGTCGGGCGACACGGTGCGGAAGGCGCCGGCCCCCTCGTGGAAGCTGTCGGCGAAACGCACGACCGTACGGGCGGGGGTCGCACTCTCGAGGGCCACCTCCACCTCTTGCGCGAGCTGGGGGTCGTCGCCGACGACGAGCACCGAGAGCGAGTGGAGCGCGCTCACGGGGTGCCCCCGGTACCGGTGGGCGTTCTCGGGGGATCGATCGGCGTGCGGGCGCTGACGATGGCGGGCACGCACAGGAGTCCGTTGGCACCACAGCTGAACGAGGCCGGGACCGGCGCGCCGCCGGCATCGGGAACGGCGCTCGCGTTGCGCGCCGAGGGTGCGTTCGATGCCTCGATGGTGGTGCCGCTCGCCCCGAGGTTCAGCCCGCGGCGCAGGTTGAGGAACGCGACGACCCGGAAGGTGGTGTTCGTGCAGTTCCCGTCGATGACGGGGACGTAGACCTGGTTGGGGTCGAGCTGGTCGAGGGTCCAGGCGCCCGGGTCCATCGACTCGACTTCGTTGATGCCGAGGGCGGCGCCCCCGACGATCGGGGCGATCGTGCGACCGACGCATTCTCCCGTCGCAACGACGCGCACTTCGTCTTCATCCAGTTCCAACGGGAAGCCCGGTCGCCACAACGGCAAGTCGGGGTCATAGGCCTGTGCGGTGATCGCGACCCGCCCCCCGACGCCGGGCCATCCCGGGGCGACTCCCGGCGGCCCAACGCGTGCCGCCGGCCGCAAGCGGACGGTCAGCTCCGTCTGAGGCCGGAACCCGTTGGCGCGCAGGCCGCCGGTGGTGGTCGTCGCGTTCGGCTCGCCCGACGCGCGCGCGTCGAGCAGGTCCGTCACCGAGAGGCCGTCTTCCAGGCGGCCGTCCGGGCCGACGGCCTGGGGAAGCAGCGCCGCGAAGGCGAAGCGTGACTCCAGCGGGGTCGCACCCGCGGTGACACCGGGGGCCGCCTCCCAATCTTCCCAGGTGGCTCCCTGCGCGTCGGGGCCCAAGAGAGCGATCTCGAGTTCGCGGGCGCGGTCGGGCCAGTCCGCGAGATCGACGGCGGGGTTCGTCGCGGCCTCCACCCGAAATCGCTCGTACTCGAGCGCGAGCGTCCGCCCCGTCGACTCGAGCTGAGCCTGGGTCGTGAACGCCAGGCCGGCGTCGATCGTCAGCGCGGCGATGCCCATCACCGCGAACAGAATCACTGCGAAGAAAGGGAGCATCGGAAGATCAGGAGCCGGGCTCGGGCGGGCCTGCCGAGACCGCGCCCGGGACCTCGAGGAAGCTGCGCTCGCCGCCCTGGATGGTGTCGACCATCACGCGTCGCTGGCGGCCGAACGCCGAGCGATCGACGCGCGAGGCGCTGCGCGAGATGGCGTCCTGGTTGGCGAGATCGGTCATGGGACGGCCCGAGCGGGGCACACAGTCGACGCGCGTAGCGAGCTCGAGGGCTTCGGTGACGCGGGCGATCTCGTCCGGGTTCACCGCGATCACCATTTCTTCGAGGGTCGCGCCGGGACGCCCCCCGGCACCGGCGGGCAGCTGGCGCTCGGAGAGCGGCGTCACGACCGCGGCGTTCTCGGCGACGAGGTCCACGTCGGCGCGAGCGCCGGTCGCACTGCCCGGGATGCTGCCCACGGCGTTCGCGTCGCGACGCCAGGTCGCCACCAGGTCGAAACGATCACCGCGTCGGAGCCCGACGCTGCCGGTCACCTTCCGCGCTTCGATGCGCAGCGCGACCTTGCCAGCGGGGATGCCCGCGACGAGCCCGGGCCGGGTGCCCTCGGGCAGGAAGTCGGGATTGCGGAACACGCGACCCGGTTGCTTGTCGCGGGCGAGGACGCGGCCGAGGAGATCGCGCGCTTCGGTGACCGTCTCGGGCAGGATCGACTCTTCGGGCAGGTGCACCACCGAGAGTTTCGAGGTGCGCGGGT contains:
- a CDS encoding CpaF family protein, which produces MSVEGNDRAAELRRRLRASKSVELRSWDRERTKPTERSSFQRATKVARPTSGRQGDLLGFRAELQGRLLEEISRQDLLGGSDSDIAAFVAEFVEQVLAEEEVPLNESERRVLVEELSEEVLGVGPLAPLLADPAVTDILVNGPDEVFVERHGRLEPADLRFRSAEHVMRVIERIAARVGRRIDASSPMADLRLPDGSRVNATLPPASPDGPTLSIRRFARSRLRAGDLTKSGSWSDTMASFLAECVHYRRNVLISGGTGAGKSTLLGVLADAIPAGERILTVEDTLELQLDQPNVVRLEARPPNAEGEGRITQRELVANSLRMRPDRLVVGEVRGGEALDMLQAMNTGHDGSLSTIHANSPRDALSRLETLVLMAGMDLPSRAIREQIVAALDLIVHLERSEDGRRRVTHVVEVVGMESETPLLQEIFRFERSGIERGRVHGEFASTGIVPQCAAALRERGADLPVAWFRA
- a CDS encoding AAA family ATPase, with protein sequence MSALHSLSVLVVGDDPQLAQEVEVALESATPARTVVRFADSFHEGAGAFRTVSPDLVCVALTGKVADFAGFVRDVRALDPDAQLVGVRDPRLDERDESPLLVEAVRSGLADVVERPVSSRDLLPALARVGEGGRSSAGTGHVTAFHSTKGGVGKSTLSINTACALALRNPDDVLLVDCSLQLGVCSAALDLPGASSVADAVREQDRLDTRLLRELAEPHPKTGLRILAAPRDAIEASDVDDQGMARVLGLARRAFRHVVVDTLPIVDGVMLTILDLSDAVYLVNQGTVPDVIGAARLLEVLDEIGVDASRRRIVLNRTMPRFPGRLAASEVSARLNQPVDFEVPYDRKVFTALNLGQPRVLESSRLPWATWPRVLNAIADDIEERAAALAEERRGADARDFADLGERP